The Nitrososphaerales archaeon genomic sequence AATCTCACCTAATACGCCGTTACTTTTCTTGTAAACCTCCCACAACGCCTTGTATGCTGCTTCCCTCTCCTGTGCTCTTGGGCTGCGTATTAGCGATAGTAATTTTTCCTTGTTGCCAAATGTCCTTGTGATTACCTTTCTGCCCCTCTTTGTTTTTATAGTAAAGGTAAACCCATTTGTGATCTTGTCATAAAGCTTGACAAGCGCCCTTGAACCAGTAACCTTCAGTGTATTTACAATCCTCTCTTCAGACTCTGTTAGCGAATATCTTGCTAGCAATCTTTTATGTCTTAGATATTCTCTATATACTATGGGTACAGAGTTTATCAAACGCGCCGCATTTTCCTCATCAATTTCCTTCTTGAACCAAAGATCAAAGAACAGTAACCTATTCGTAACATCAGCTACCATCGCTTCCATCTTTGTTACTAGAGCTGTAGCTTCGTTAGATGAGGTATCAGCATAGTAAAGTAGATGCGCATATCCAGCTGCAATGCTCACCTTCTCGTATATTCTCTCAATCCTATGAATGAGCTCTTCAAACTTGGCAGTTGAAATATCAGGACGAAGATGTTTCCGTATTCCCTCGAACCTCTTCACTTCCATGTCGATTGAATTCAGCAGATGCTTGAATTCTATTCCCTGCGGGTCTTTTACCAGATCCGTTAATTTCCATGAGCCAACTTTAAGACTGGTAGACTGCATAGATGGGCAAGCATGTAGTTGCAGTCACATATGATCTTTTTTGTAAGTAAAACTATGACCACTAAAAATAGATGATAACTTATTTTACTGGTATATGCAATAACCGCCATGGAATTTCTTAAAATCGATGGGTCATATGGTGAAGGCGGAGGACAGATCCTACGAACATCTGTAGCGTTGTCAGCAATTACGAAACAACCGATAGAAATTTTCGCTATTAGGGCAAAAAGGGACAATCCCGGTCTGAGGGCTCAACACGTAAAGGCGATAAATGCGGTAGCCTCATTATGCGATGCTCAAACTGAAAATGTGAAGGTGGGCTCTAACAATATCAAGTTCGTTCCAGGCGAAATGCATGGCGGTTCGATCAAGATAGATGTGGGTACGGCGGGAAGTATAACGCTGATACTGCAAGCAGTTATACCTGCAGCGAGCCTGTCAGGCAAATACGTAGAGATCGAATTGAAAGGTGGGACAGATGTACGGTGGAGCCCCACTATAGATTACTTGCGCTTTGTTGTGCGAGCTGCTTTCGGTATGGTTGGAATTGATTTTGATATTGATGTCCTGAGAAGAGGATACTATCCAGTGGGTGGGGGGATCGTGAAAGCAACCATAAGATCCTGCAAGAAACCGAGAACAATCAATCTGACAACAGTACCAAAGATAGAGCCAAAAATAGTGAGTGTATGTTCTTCACTACCGGCGCATGTGGCGCAGAGACAAATTGCGTATGCACTTACCAAGTTGCAAAAAGCTAACATTGCATGTAATTCTTACTCCACATCTTTAGAACAATCAAGCTCAGCAGGTTCGTCGATTCTAGTTTATTCTGTGAGCAATTACGGCCCTTTCATCGGCGGAGATGCTATAGGAGAGAGGGGGAAACGTGCAGAGGATGTAGGTGCTGACGCTGCGGAGAAATTTCTTGAAGCTTATAACAGCGGTGCTCCGATAGACAAGTACCTTGCTGATATGATCGTACTGCCATTATCCTTTACAGATGGCAAGTCTACATTAATGACAAATCAAGCATCACAACATCTACTAACAAATCTTTACGTTATTAGCAAGATTGTTGGATGTAAATATGATGTTAGTAAAGTAGATGGAAACTATTTGGTAACAATAGAATGCAGATCCTAGATTCCAGAATCAAGTAGTGCGGCGAATAGAAGTATGACAATTGATTGTGCCACGATTATTCGTCCAAGCCAAATAATTCTTGTACGCAGTCTTATGATCCTAGAATCTTGTTTTATGACATGTTTCTCATTACCATAACCTGAAATTTTTACATGCAT encodes the following:
- the rtcA gene encoding RNA 3'-terminal phosphate cyclase; amino-acid sequence: MEFLKIDGSYGEGGGQILRTSVALSAITKQPIEIFAIRAKRDNPGLRAQHVKAINAVASLCDAQTENVKVGSNNIKFVPGEMHGGSIKIDVGTAGSITLILQAVIPAASLSGKYVEIELKGGTDVRWSPTIDYLRFVVRAAFGMVGIDFDIDVLRRGYYPVGGGIVKATIRSCKKPRTINLTTVPKIEPKIVSVCSSLPAHVAQRQIAYALTKLQKANIACNSYSTSLEQSSSAGSSILVYSVSNYGPFIGGDAIGERGKRAEDVGADAAEKFLEAYNSGAPIDKYLADMIVLPLSFTDGKSTLMTNQASQHLLTNLYVISKIVGCKYDVSKVDGNYLVTIECRS